gcggcagcgacccCACCGTCAACGGTGGTGGGCGATGGCAACGGGTCGACAATCTTGGCAGGCACTACGGCGGCTGCTCCCTTCCCCCCGTGCTGCCGTCCGCCACCCTCACCCCTGCCCACTGCCATGCTCGACGGCGTATGCACGACCTCCACCCTTCCGCACCCACCCGCCGCCACCATTCTCAGCCCTGCACCCTCGCCCGCCCATCCACCGCTCTCGCCCCCGTTCTCCCTCTAGcccgagagagagggagagagagaggtatatgacaagtgggcctcaccattaaaaaataaaatgctaaCTAGACTGCCACGTGTACGCCACGCATGACAAAACTGCTTTGGAATAGGTTGAGGGGGATAATTTGCCCAGTATTGAAAGTTCAGGGTAAACGATGTCTGGTTTTTGGGTTTAGGGGGTAATTCAGCCGATCGCGATAATTCAGGGGGTAATTCgtacttttttcctttctttaaATATGGTACGAATTAGACGCTTATAAGATGTGCACATTTTAGCATATAATAACACACTTTAATTTTATGTGCACCTCCGAAAATCAtgctatcatatttttagatggGTAAGGCCACCACCAAGATGATTCTTGTGGTCAACTAGTACGTCTTCTAAAAGGAAAAGTTAATTAGTCGTAAATAGCATCTATATTAAATTCATGATTTAAACCCTTGAAGACAGATTAGGTTATAAGAGCATTCTCAACAGTTCATGTAACccatcctccatcctaaaaatagaggacgaatactacaaattgagctccagcagaacatccaccctatcatctattttttgatatcatctatattaggagagaggaacttcatatttagatgttgTCTCCattctccaaagagatatagaggatgttacatatggatgatctgctgtagtataaagagatataaaggatgaaactagtttagataattatccaaataaagatatagatgaccagatttagatgagctgctaAGGATGCTCAGTCTAACCAGCGTAGTCTTATTAGCAATGGGCACCCAACTCGGATGAGTAACAATTTGGGTGAACCTTGACCATTTCACAGGATTGAATGTAGAAGAGATTTGTCTTCAGCTTGTTGcacaaaatcctataaaaGATTCATGGTACTAGTAAATAATGATACAACAATAGACACAACTTGAAATATGTGAGTCAGTTAATGATAAAACTGAAAGAAGACAAGCTGGAATAGCTCAGTTGGTTAGAGCGTGTGGCTGTTAACCACAAGGTCGGAGGTTCAAGCCCTCCTTCTAGCggaattttagaatattttttaatcacaaCCTGATCAATAAATTTCACCATAACTTTCAAGTTTACAAGTCAATCAACCAACTtaccattcaatttttttattacaacccAATCAATATAAATCTAACCATGACAATATGTTTACAGCCGAACAAACCAATAATCTGATTGTCCATAATGAACGTTGAATTGGCGAAATTGGATGATTGGGCTGTAACTAGGCCCACGACATTCAAGTTTACTGCAAAATCAACCAACttatcattcatttttttattacaacctGATCAATAAATTTCACCATAACTTTCAAGTTTACAAGTCAATCAACCAACTtaccattcaatttttttattacaacccAATCAATATAAATCTAACCATGACAATATGTTTACAGCCGAACAAACCAATAATCTGATTGTCCATAATGAACGTTGAATTGGCGAAATTGGATGATTGGGCTGTAACTAGGCCCACGACATTCAAGTTTACTGCAAAATCAACCAACttatcattcatttttttaattacaacgtaatcaatataaatataaccatGACTGCTGTATCTACAGCCCAACAAACCAATTTGTCTAGTTTCACGACAACTGTGATAATTACAGCTAGGGATGTAAGTGGGCAAGTCCGCGGACCCACTTATAGGCCAATCAAGTGGGTAACCAGCCAATTAAGTGGATAACCCATGGTTGGTGGACTAGTCCGCTTACACCCCTAATTACAAACCAACAAACCAATTTAGCCAGTTACAGCCCAATCAACCAATTTCGCCAATTATCTATCTGTATCAGTCCATTCAGCCGTGACAGACAAGTTTAGGTTTTAGTAACCTTTTCACTGTCATGGGCCCTATACCCGTGACTGATACGTGTTTCGATCCATTACGGATAAGGGGTTCTGCAGTTATGTCAATAGCCTTATTAACTCCCCGTCCACAAATATTGCAAGTAAAAGAGAATcccaaagaataaaaaaaaatcaattaatggTTCTactaccaaattaatttaggGATATTACCATAAAAATAGTTCCACGGTATTTATTGCTTCTACTCTCTAACCCTACAGTAGTTGTGTCATTGCACTAGCATGCTTGTAATAGTCCAACAACAGTCATAACACCTATCTCGACATGCAATTAACCGCAACCTCACGCAATTAAAATCAGGCTAAATCATACACCTCATGGAATAAATTTTAGGCACGGGCACAGACTTCTAGGACATTctcaacccataacactagatgtaGTTTCTATAAACTCCACATCATTAAggaactagtactagacactactcttccaacACAAACACTACTAtttcatacttcaatttaatgctacttatctcacatgatatcttgaatgttATGTAggaaccatgtctcatgcaagacatggtttcattttcttttctcatttattcacttgccacatcatctttcatcctAAATGGCAACTTAATTAATGTTATAGACACCATCCTAGTtattgggttgggaatgcccttAATAAGTTGTGCAATTAAATGGGTAGAGGTGATCGTTGGTTGAAGGGAAAAAAgtataaagaaaaaactattaGTGGAAGCTTGTGATTGGTTAAAAAGAGAATACGGCCTTCTAacttgatatatattttatgaaaaaaatttaactatggaacttattatattttgggatggatgggtatatatagatgatttctGGATATTAAAAAATCCTTATATGTAGAATGTTTGTGGATGGATCGAAGAGATCATCTATTGTTCTATGATTTCACTGCCAGATAACTGCGAGCttgtttacaaattaataAGTGCTCaccacttgatttttttaatttcttctgCACAATATTTATCTTACAAAATCAGTAGAATATGACTCGTTTGATAACTTGACTAATCCCAGGTCTTGTGTAGAAATAATGTACGTATTTCGATCGCCATCGAACCGAACTCGAGTTGCCTTGCCTCGACGGCATGTCTTAATTGTTCGTGGAATTCTATGTGCATGCATACTTTGCAATAACTTTTCTGCAAGTGCGTCGCCAAAAATTCGTCCAACATTTTTCCAGGCAACGTCGAGAAAATTCTTACACTTCCCGTCTATAAATACTCATACGTTTCACAAAAATTACATACAACatatcaaacaaacctacttAGAATCGATCATATAACATAAGTGCGTGATCGAGTAGGCTgggcataattaattatggggGTACCCAAGCTGGCCACCATTTTGCTTGGTTtggccatggcggccgccatggcgcTCCCGTCTCAAGCCCAGAACTCCCCGCAGGACTACGTGCGCCTCCACaacgccgcccgcgccgccgtcggcgtggGTCCGGTGACCTGGGACCCGAGCGTGCAGGCGTTCGCGGAGAGCTACGCCAGGCAGAGGGCCGGCGACTGCAGGCTGATCCACTCCCCGAACCGGGACAACCTCGGCGAGAACCTCTTCTGGGGCTCCGCCGGGAAGGactggacggcggcggacgcggtgAACTTGTGGGTCGGGGAGAAGGGCGACTACAACTACGCGTCCAACAGCTGCGCGGCCGGGAAGGTGTGCGGGCACTACACCCAGGTGGTGTGGCGCGCGTCGACCGCCATCGGCTGCGCCCGCGTCGTCTGCAACGAGGGCCGCGGCGTGTTCATCACCTGCAACTATAAGCCGGCCGGCAACTTCAACGGGCAGAGGCCTTACtaattagctatatatatatatatatatatatatatacacggcCTAATTACTTACTATACGTTGATACTTAATTAATAAGATACATATAgctgcataaatatatataaagacgTGAAAATAAAACGGTGGCCTACTGGCCTGCAGGTCGCCTCCAGGGTCCACGTACCACTGATGATTTAATAAAGTTACATGTCGTAAAACATAAtccttggattttttttatttaacgttaTATACTTttcaccattcatcttatttaatttcttttataaatatgtgaagttataattaattcttagagttttttagtaataaataaaatcataaccaaataattcataatgttttaattttttaaataagctaaatagtcaaacataaacttaaaaacaCTCCAATACTTACCTTCTGAGAAAGTACCAGGGCCAGATGGTTTCACATGTGCTTTCTTTAAAATCGCATGCGATCACATCAAAGCTGATCTGTTAGCGGCAGTGAGATGGTTCATGAATTTCAAAACCCAGAATTTTCATGAACTTAACTCCGCTAATATTTGTCTTCTACCGAAAAAGGGAGCAGCTACGGCCCCGGATCACTATAAGCACATAAGTTTAATCCACAGTGTGGGGAAAATTATTACTAAGACGCTGGCAAACAGTCTAGCACCTAAGCTAGATCAGATGGTCTCAAATAATCAAAGTGCTTTCATTAAGAAAAGAGCGATTCACGACAACTTCGTCTTTGTCCAAGGAATGATCAAGAAGATGCAccgaagaaaggaaaaaacaatGTTCCTTAAGATTAACATCTCAAAAGCTTTTGACTCAGTAAATTGGTCCTTTCTTCTCGAGGTCCTACAAAGACTGGGCTTTGGGCCAGAATGGAGAAGCTGGATAACAAATCTGCTGACAACGTCAACCTCAAGTGTGATCCTTAATGGCATACCTGGAGATGAAATCCAACATGCTAGAGGACTGAGGCAAGGTGACCCCCTATCACCGATGCTATTCATATTGATCATGGAGCCAAAATCTTCAAAGCGGCAGAAGAAGCAAACCTTCTTTCACCGCTTATGCAAAACTAGAACCGTTTTTGTTGCCCACTGTACGTAGACGATGTGCTGGTATTCATAAAACCCTTGCAACACGAAATACAAATCACGACAGTTATCCTTGAACTCTTCACTAAAGTTAGTGGCCTATGCACAAATCTAGCCAAGACGGAAATATACCCAATAGCATGTGCCGACCAAAATCTCAAAGACCTAACAAACTTCTTACCAGCTGGGACGGTCAAGAGTCTACCCTGCACCTATCTTGGCTTGCCTTTACATATAACAAAGCTAAGAAAGGTAGACTTTGTTACTCTTCTGGACAAAGTTGGGGCTAGAATACTGGGTTGGAAAGGAAGATTCTTCGCTTCAGCAGGGAGGAAAACTCTGGTTAAATCGGTCCTAACCTCTATGCCGGTTTATCATTTGACAGCGATCTACACCCCCAAATGGGTCATAAAGAAAACTGATAAATACAGACAAGCCTTCATTTTGAAAGGTAACGATCCAGACAAAGTTCATGCCGACAGCAGCCTAGTAAATTGGCAAACAGTTTGTAGACCTGCAAAACTTGGTGGCCTAGGGATCCTAGATTTGGAGAAATTCACTAGAGCCCGAAGAATTAGATGGCTCTCGTTTCAATGGACGGATAGCACCAAGCCTTGGGCTAAGTTCGAGATCCCATGTGATGATTCGGACAAGAGCTTATTCCAGGTTGCTACACAAATCATCCTAggaaatggtaaaaaagcaTAGTTTTGGAACGACAATTGGGTGCACAATCTTAGCCCCAAAATCTTGTCACTTAATTTGTACAAGCTCgccaaaaggaaaaattatTCGGTACACCAAGCTCTCCAAAACAATAGTTGGTTGTCTTCCCTCCCACAGATAACATCCATGTAGGAGATCGATGAACTTGTTTCTTTGGGAGGGATCTTACAAGGAATCAACCTTAACCATAACAATCCCAACAACGTCACTTGGAGGCTGATCAACAATGGAAGTGCATACGAAATGCAATTCACCGGTTCTTACTCACCCATCTGTTTTGGAAAACTTTGGAAGGCAGACTACAAACCAAAACACCGTCAACTAGGTTGGCTCATTCTACACAAGAAAACTCTAACAGCCGAGAACCTCCTAGGACGACACTGACCTTGCAACTGGATATGCAGTCTGTGCGGAGAGGCACTCGAAGACACCACCCATCTCTTCAAAGAATGTAACTACACAACAGAGGTGTGGAACCAAATCTGTTTATGGGGGAAACTTCAACGCAATGGAGCTGCCAAATAACAAGTCCCTACAGGATTGGTGGAGATCCTTTTGCGAGGTTAAGCCAAAATCAAGGGAAAGGAACATAACAGGATCACTGACAACAACTTGGTAGAATGTTTGGCTAGAGAGAAATGACAGAGTTTTCAATGACCGGCATGGTACGACTCTTCAAGTagcatacaaaataaaattagaggtTGATTTAAGGCGCTCGAGCTTCCAACCGCCTTGAGAGCTAGACAGTGATACTCCCAGCTGTAATCATCCCTTGTAATCCTCTGGCTTTTTATAactccttttttcctcctaaTATATTCCGGCATGCCTTCTGCCGTCGTCGTTTCAAAAAACAAGAGCTGAGGGAGCGGTGAAAGTTACTCCGTATGGTAGACAATAACTTTGTTTCCTCGCACCGTTTCTGTGAAAAATTGACATGGGTTCAAAGGTGTGCATAATTAGGAAAGCTTTCGATCTGGTTTAGATGTGTGATAGAACATATACAGTAGCAACATAGCTAGGTGTACCCACGTATGTATGCATCAGTGtgatatttttcctatgaCATGTCGTCTTGTACTGCAAAAGCTAACACCCCTCCCACATCCCCGTACTCCAAGAGCATGGGAAATGCAGCGTGTTTGGTAGAGCTCCTTATTCTGGGATTCAGTGTTTCTGGTTCTGATACACCATGAATTGGATTCATGATAGAATCAGAATCAATTTCATTACGGGTTTGGCTAGAAATAATAATCTTGAATTCTAATGAGTTTTCGAGATAAATTGTCACTAATACCCCTAGCAGATGAATTTTGAACGTTTCAACCTAAGTTTGGTTCAGTAAGGGTTTGTAGCTGCCCTAGTGGAGCAACCCACCCTTGTAGATCAAGTCCACCAAGCGCAAGCTAACAATCCTGAAATAGCAAaactcaagaaaaacatgAGAGTTGGCAAAGCTCGTGATTTCActgaagatgaacatgggacaatctggatgggaaaaaGATTCTGCGTGCCCGATAACAAGGAATTGAAAgagttgatacttcaagaagCTCACCAAACCTAATACTCTATTCACCTCGAGAGCactaaaatatacaaaatgttAGGGATAAGTTCTGGTGGCTCAGCATGAAGAGACAAATAGCAGAGTTTGCCGTCTTGTGTGATGTTTGCCAATGAGTAAAGGCAGAGCACCAGAGACTAGCTGGCCCACTTTAACCTCTCAAGATTTCAGAATGAAAATGGGAAGAAGTCGGAATGGACTTCATTACAGGATTGCCACGGACATTTGCAGGCCATGACTCTGTCCGGGTAATCATGGATCGTCTCACTAAAGTGGCACATTTTATACCAGTGCATACCACCTACTCTAGGAAAAAACTCGTCGATATTGACCTAGGCaaaatcatgtgtttacatggagtacccaAGAAGATCATATTTGATCgtggaagtcagtttacttttAAGTTTTGGAATAAACTACAAGAGGAATTAAGCACCCGTCTGAATTTCAGCACCGCCTATATATCATCTGCAGACAGATGGTTAGACAGAGCGAGTAAATCAGATTTTGGAACATATACTAAGAGCATGCGCGCTTGATTTTGGAGGATCATGGGATAAAAGTTTGCCTTATGTCGAGTTGTCATGCAACAACAACTATCAGGCCAATTTGTAAATGACACTTTTGAAGCGTTGTATGGTCGGAAGTGTCGTGTGACTCTCTTTGGGACCAAAACACACAGCATCATGTTTTTGGGACAGAAGTGCTAAGAGAAGCCAAAGAAAAAGTAAGAATCATCCATGACAGATTGGGCAGATTGAAGACTGCCCATAGTCGACAGAACAGTTTTGCTGATAAGCGTTGAAGAGACCTTAGTTTTGAGGCATGAGACTTTGTGTATCTTCAGGTTAGACCGTTGCGAGGAGTCATCGGTTTCAGATGAAAGGAAACTTAGAACTGCGTTTTGTGGGACCTTATCAAGTCAAGGAACGCAAGGAAGAAGTTGCCTACCAGTTAGAGCTACCTGTTAACATGGGCAGAATCCATGATGTGTTTGACATGTCGCGGTTGGAAAAATGTCTATGACTTCCCGAAGAGCAAGTAGATTCAGCACAACTTGATATTCAAGGGGATttgacttatgtggagaaaccagctcGGATTTTGGAAATcagtgaaagaaaaataaggaaCATAGTTATCAGGTTTTGCCGAGTTTAGTGGACTCATCActcggaaaaaaaaagcaacttGGGAAAGGGAAGATGAGCTCATGGCcacccatccgcacctctttgCCAGCTCCTCTAAATCTTGGGGTCGAGAatccgtttaagggggtaggtttgtcacaccctattttttttgtcctaagcctaaaaatGGAAACTCTAATTTGTTCACAGGAAACAATGTTGGTTTAACCAAGCGAAAATAGtccaaaagaaattatttaattaaatcattaaatgGTCGTGTAAatggatttttgttttttgtcgGCTTGAAATTGACTAACGGGATGTACATTTGAATTTCAGCGGAATCACAGTAAAAATTcaccaaataaaaatcattcAAAGTTTTAAACGGCAATGGGTTGTTCGAATTCTTTTCCTTTAGTTGTAGGTCTTTGTTTGGGCTAAATTGGAGTTCATTTGGGTTTTTGGGCCTAAAAGCCTGCATGCTCTCTACCTTTGCCTCTCCTCCCTACGGCCGCCTGAACCCTCCCTAGCCGGCACCCCGCCCTCCCTCTATCCCCACCATGCCGCCACCCTCCCTTCCCCTAACCTAATCGTTTTATGATTCCTAttcttaattatatttctaatccGGCCTATTCTAGTTTCCTTAGGACTCTAATCCGTATTTCTTTGGGACTCTATCTATTCATTTTTATAGGGAGTGGATTCCTAATTTATCTCTAGTTTTTACCCCTATAAATAGATCCCCAAATCCCACTGTTTTTCCCGTTGCCACTTGTGCCCACAACCTCCCACAAACAAGACGCCTTCCTGCCaggtcgccgcctcctctcccgaTTGATGCCACCCTGGCCGCCGCCCTGCTATGCGCCGAAGCCGATGCCGCCTACTGCCGATCGCTGCCTAGGTTCCCTACCGTCCCTGTTCGGCCGAGCCCTCTGCCACCACCCTACCGGTTGTCTTCACTGTCGCAAGCCCCTGGCACCCATCCCCTTGGCTGCGTCCATCCCCTCGGCTGCGCCCATCCCTGTTCTGCCCGAGCCAAATAGCAAGCAGCAGCCCCAAGTTTGCCGAGTTCTCTTGAGCCAATCCTTAGGTTCGCATGTCGTTTTCCTTGCAtatcaatctaaatttatagatcATCTAATTGTTTAGGCTTTCTATTCTGTTAGCTAACATGAGATTGACTAGCCATGCATAGATCAGTTTTACATTAAAGTTGTTAAGTTTCCTATTTTGTTAGTcgttaaattttagtttaacgGGTCATTAAAATCCTATCGTTGTTTTAGCTGCTAGGTTCACGTGTTCGCGTTTCTGTACTTATTCATCATGTGAATCTCTGGTTCGTGCATGTTTTGGTCTTGTCTTGCGAATACGTGTCCTGTCCACTATTTTCCTGAGTCGTCCAAGTTGTCAATAAAGCCGTTAACCCATTTTTTTGCATGTTAAGTAAGAAAATAATGTAACTTCTAAAtttcataactatttaatCCGAAGTCTGTTTAAGCCCATTTAAATTTCAGtggatcaataattttgtcaagaatccattaaaattagttttgtttccTATTTTAGTAGTCTTATAGCCTGTTTGTCTTTGTTTTGCTTGGATTGTCGTGTAGAAGCCGGTTCTGTCGAACCGCCATTTTACTTCGAAGTCGTCACGGAGGTTCCATCTAGATGAGAGCAAGGCAAGTAATACTCTaaccttgatcatattgatgaCATGTTTTAAAAGCTATgttttatattcaaacatgcattgttttgctAAACTATTTTACTTGGCAATTATCCACTGTAAAGCCGGTGTTTAccaattataattatttttcaacttaGGTAATTTGACTAGAGTTAGACCTAGGTTTGCACCAACGGGCACGACACCGggtcggccatggcggcgaatGGACTACACCGACTGCCTAGGCACGACCTAATAACACTCGGGCTATGTCGGGTCAACACGAAAGCATGATAACCCATCATGCTTATTTAGTAAATAAGTATACATTTCTTCCCTCACCTCTTTGGGCTGCGTGAATAAATCTACCGGGCCGTGTCGGGCTCGCCTATTGTGCCAAGGCATCGGCCCAGGTACGACCCAAATATTGGCCCAGGCTGGCACAGGCTCAATCCTCGTCGTGCCCGGCCATGCTTGGGCCGGGCTAGGCCAAATGGTCGTGTTGTGGGCCGGGCCGTCGGGCCTCGGGCCTTATGGCCATCTACACGTTATTTGCGAGGTTTTTAGGGGCCACCCATGTCTTAAATCATGATGagtaactatatataaaaagagcTTCcatattaattaactatatataaaaagagcTTCCATATTAATTTTGCATCTACAACATGCTAATTATTTCtattgctttattttttattgaaatggCATAcacaaatctatttattatttatgtttattataatttagaacTGCACgactaattaaaatattacttgtattaatatttaattatttatgcaACTATTCTAATTTATTAAGTATGAACcaaaatgttttgttttattagaaACTATCGTTGTAAAGGTAAACTTACCAATGTAAATTGGACAGATAACCCCATAAGTCATCACACCTCCATTCCTTCATCCAAACGTATCGCAGAATCATTCTATTTCATCCTATGCCTgtatccaaacaaaaaataaggtttAATTTGCCTCTTTAATCAAAGAGAAAAATTGAATCAATTCATCCCGTGATCCTAAGTTGGCTGTAGCCCATCCTAACTAGTCCACGAAAATAACCTTTTAGATAGAGATTAATTCATAGATATATAATGGAAAGAAGatagatatagatacataGCGTTTATATATCATTATACTATAGATATATTTGAAAGAAACTGATTTGACTTCGTTGTCATCATTATACACACTCAGACAAGCTTTAGCACATGGCATTGCATAGTTTGTCTCACATACATGACTTTCCATCTATTTAAGACATTCCATATTTATATCCTTAGCATCAAATCAGAAGCATAGATTCGACACCAGCAGCACGCGAAAGCCATGGAAATAACAGGTGAGTGCATCTACCGCAGCCCGCCCCTGCTGGTTGCCCCAAGCGAACCGACGCCGGAGCACACTCCTCTCTGCCTCCCCAACCTCGACGACCAGCGCCTCCTCCACTTCCCCATCCTGTATATCTACGTCTTCACCGGCGCactcgacgtcgacgccctcaaGGTGGCGCTCTCCAGGGTGCTCGACTATTATCCGCTCGCCGGCAGGCTCAGGGCTTGCGATGATGCAGGGGACAAGCTCGTCGTCGACTGCAATGCCGAGGGGGCTCTCTTCGCCGAGGGGTTCCTGTCCGGCCTCACCGCCAGGGAGTTCCTCCTGGGGCGTGCCAAGCCTCATGAGTCTTGGAGGAAGCTGATCTACAAGGTGGAGGAGCAGAGCTTCGTGTGCACTCCCCCACTTGTTGTTCAAGTGAGTATTCTTCCTGTTACAACCATTTCTGATGATTGAATACTTCTTATGATTAATAAGAGAAGCCTATGGCCATATCTTATAGGGGCATTTGCAAATTTACCACtcattttttcctaaattGCATGGATGCCACTCGAAAGACAGTTctaatgaaatttttataattttctagtggCAGTTTTGTAATAATATTTCAAACCAGTCGAAGTCGAATGAGTTAGCATACGACACTATGTTTCCTTCAGAGTTACACCTatgtatttctatatatacacatgtgcTTCTTTTTCGAATACCTACGTGATAGGTCGGGAAAATTCGTATCATTTTGGATAATAACATGGCATCCAAATACTATACTTGACTATGATTTTCTATTGTAATaagtataataaataaataattttatatttattggaGTACATTTTAAGGCTTATCTATCCATACGGTTCTAGTgtcttcaaactaaatatttaaagctATCAATGTTTTCTTGTCTATTATTTGAGTTTTAGTCTATCTCATGTATCAGAGATCCGGCCTACTCCTCAATAGTCGGTTATACTTCCTTTGTGGGTACCTGGTATCCTCGGCTATCCATAATTATTGAGTgcaagttttaaaagtttaacttcAACCTTATTGAAAGCAAAAGAATTATATAACTGGATAGAGCAAGGTGCAGTATGTGGATCTTGTATGAGTTAATGTTGGTAGTATATATAGGACAGTATTGCTGGCATCATATCTTTTACTTGATTGTAGTCATTCTTTCCCAATTCTGCTTCATAGTGATTTGTTGAAATCGAGGAATACTTGTGGTTCTTAATAGTACTCGGGGatgatctgaaaaaaaaaaatgggcaCCGCCCGCTAAATACTTGCAATATTATGCATATAGATGGTCTACTGTggatagttatatatatatatatatatatgaccatTAAACTAGTCATTAAATTCTGTGCATAATTTAACTTCTTTATGTATAGTATATTTCTGCTATGTTACTCACTATATATAGCTAGTTGCAGCTACATgcatttattcaaaattaaagttaattgCCTCGCATAAAGGGTTGGTTGTAACACAAGGTGATAGTGATATCTGATGTATACTAACCGTAGCTTTTGGATGCAAATTTATCTGACGATGGAGGACAGCTGCGGCGGCACCATCCTCTGCACCGCCATCGTCCACTGCCTCTCCGACGCCTTCGGCGCCGCGCACTTCCTCCGCGCCTGGTCCAGCGCCGCCCGCGGCTCCGAACACGCAGCGCAACCCGTCGCGCCTTTCCACGACCGCGgcgccctcgcgccgcgccgccccccgCGCTTCGCCTTCGCGCACCCGGAGTACACCGCGGCCGCCATCACCGGAGGCGAAGGCGATGACGCAGCCAAGGAGGCCTCGTCCCGCCTCTCCGccccgccgctgtcgccggtGTCGGTGGCCTTCACCCCGGCGCGCGTCGCGCGGCTCAAGGAGCTGTACGCGCCgacgtcctcgtcgtcgtcgtcgcaggAGTGCACGCCCTGGAgccaccggcctccctccgcg
This is a stretch of genomic DNA from Oryza brachyantha chromosome 1, ObraRS2, whole genome shotgun sequence. It encodes these proteins:
- the LOC102701587 gene encoding pathogenesis-related protein PRB1-2-like, with the protein product MGVPKLATILLGLAMAAAMALPSQAQNSPQDYVRLHNAARAAVGVGPVTWDPSVQAFAESYARQRAGDCRLIHSPNRDNLGENLFWGSAGKDWTAADAVNLWVGEKGDYNYASNSCAAGKVCGHYTQVVWRASTAIGCARVVCNEGRGVFITCNYKPAGNFNGQRPY